Proteins from one Hoplias malabaricus isolate fHopMal1 chromosome 2, fHopMal1.hap1, whole genome shotgun sequence genomic window:
- the gk gene encoding glycerol kinase isoform X2: MNGAMAASSNRILLGPLVAAIDQGTSSTRFLVFNAKTAELLSHHQVEIQQSFPKEGWVEEDPKEILQSVYECMDRTCEKLTQLNIDISNIKAIGVTNQRETTLVWDKETGEPLYNAIVWLDLRTQSTVERLINKTPGRNKNHLKHKTGLPISTYFSAVKLRWLMDNVDEVHKAVVSHRAMFGTVDSWLIWCLTGGKKGGVHCTDVTNASRTMLFNIHTMDWDPDLCKYFDVPMEILPKVRSSSEIYGLMKSGALTGVPISGCLGDQSAALVGQMCFKDGQAKNTYGTGCFLLRNTGEKPVMSDHGLLTTVAYKLGRDKPACYALEGSVAIAGALVRWLKDNLGIIQSSTELEKLAAGVGTSYGCYFVPAFSGLYAPYWEPSARGIICGLTQFTNKSHLAFAALEAVCFQTREILDAMNQDSGIPLNQLQVDGGMTSNKLLMQLQADILCIPVVKPSMPETTALGAAMAAGAAEGVSIWSLNPEDLTEVTCEKFEPQINPEESEFRYARWKKAVQKAMNWETTEPIMNGNEESSIFSSVPLGFYILGSMLMLIGAKYIAGHK; the protein is encoded by the exons GTCTTCAATGCTAAAACAGCAGAGCTTCTAAGTCACCATCAAGTCGAGATTCAACAAAGTTTTCCTAAAGAAGG CTGGGTAGAAGAAGACCCAAAAGAGattctccagtctgtttatgAGTGCATGGACAGAACCTGTGAGAAACTGACGCAGCTCAATATCGACATCTCAAACATCAAAG CCATTGGTGTGACAAATCAGAGAGAAACCACACTGGTTTGGGACAAGGAAACGGGTGAACCCCTTTACAATGCAATTG TATGGCTGGACCTGCGAACACAGTCAACTGTGGAGAGACTCATCAATAAAACGCCAGGCAGGAACAAAAATCACCTGAAG CATAAGACAGGTCTGCCCATCAGTACGTACTTCAGTGCAGTGAAGCTCCGCTGGTTAATGGACAATGTGGACGAGGTCCACAAGGCCGTTGTCTCGCACAGAGCCATGTTTGGAACCGTCGATTCCTGGCTCATAtgg TGTCTGACTGGAGGAAAAAAGGGAGGTGTCCATTGCACAGATGTGACCAATGCCAGCAGGAcaatgcttttcaacattcacaCTATGGATTGGGATCCAGATCTCTGCAA GTATTTTGATGTACCAATGGAGATTCTTCCAAAAGTAAGGAGTTCGTCAGAGATTTACGGCTTAATG AAATCAGGTGCCCTCACCGGTGTTCCAATATCAGGG TGTCTAGGGGACCAGTCTGCGGCTCTTGTGGGACAGATGTGTTTTAAAGACGGTCAGGCAAAAAATAC TTATGGGACAGGGTGTTTCCTGCTGAGAAACACAGGGGAAAAG CCAGTGATGTCAGACCATGGCCTGTTAACCACAGTGGCGTATAAACTGGGTCGAGACAAGCCAGCCTGCTATGCACTAGAG GGTTCGGTTGCCATAGCTGGGGCTCTTGTTCGTTGGTTGAAAGATAACCTTGGGATTATCCAGTCTTCTACTGAGCTTG AAAAGCTGGCTGCTGGTGTTGGCACATCCTACGGTTGCTATTTTGTCCCTGCATTTTCTGGCCTGTACGCCCCCTACTGGGAACCAAGTGCTAGAgg AATAATTTGCGGTTTGACACAGTTCACGAACAAGAGTCACTTGGCCTTCGCTGCTTTGGAGGCCGTCTGCTTTCAGACACGAGAG ATTCTGGATGCAATGAATCAGGACAGTGGAATACCTCTGAATCAGTTGCAAGTTGATGGAGGCATGACCTCTAACAAACTTCTCATGCAGCTACAGGCTGATATCCTCTGCATTCCAGTAG TGAAACCATCGATGCCAGAGACCACAGCTCTAGGAGCCGCAATGGCAGCAGGAGCAGCAGAGGGTGTCAGTATTTGGAGTCTGAACCCTGAGGACCTCACGGAGGTCACTTGTGAAAAATTTGAACCCCAAATTAACCCAGAGG AGAGTGAATTCCGCTATGCTCGCTGGAAGAAGGCTGTTCAGAAAGCAATGAACTGGGAGACCACAGAGCCGATCATGAACGGAAATG AGGAATCTAGTATCTTCAGTAGTGTTCCGCTGGGCTTTTACATTCTTGGTAGCATGTTAATGTTAATTGGAGCAAAATACATTGCAG GACACAAATAA
- the gk gene encoding glycerol kinase isoform X1: MNGAMAASSNRILLGPLVAAIDQGTSSTRFLVFNAKTAELLSHHQVEIQQSFPKEGWVEEDPKEILQSVYECMDRTCEKLTQLNIDISNIKAIGVTNQRETTLVWDKETGEPLYNAIVWLDLRTQSTVERLINKTPGRNKNHLKHKTGLPISTYFSAVKLRWLMDNVDEVHKAVVSHRAMFGTVDSWLIWCLTGGKKGGVHCTDVTNASRTMLFNIHTMDWDPDLCKYFDVPMEILPKVRSSSEIYGLMKISSSLKSGALTGVPISGCLGDQSAALVGQMCFKDGQAKNTYGTGCFLLRNTGEKPVMSDHGLLTTVAYKLGRDKPACYALEGSVAIAGALVRWLKDNLGIIQSSTELEKLAAGVGTSYGCYFVPAFSGLYAPYWEPSARGIICGLTQFTNKSHLAFAALEAVCFQTREILDAMNQDSGIPLNQLQVDGGMTSNKLLMQLQADILCIPVVKPSMPETTALGAAMAAGAAEGVSIWSLNPEDLTEVTCEKFEPQINPEESEFRYARWKKAVQKAMNWETTEPIMNGNEESSIFSSVPLGFYILGSMLMLIGAKYIAGHK, translated from the exons GTCTTCAATGCTAAAACAGCAGAGCTTCTAAGTCACCATCAAGTCGAGATTCAACAAAGTTTTCCTAAAGAAGG CTGGGTAGAAGAAGACCCAAAAGAGattctccagtctgtttatgAGTGCATGGACAGAACCTGTGAGAAACTGACGCAGCTCAATATCGACATCTCAAACATCAAAG CCATTGGTGTGACAAATCAGAGAGAAACCACACTGGTTTGGGACAAGGAAACGGGTGAACCCCTTTACAATGCAATTG TATGGCTGGACCTGCGAACACAGTCAACTGTGGAGAGACTCATCAATAAAACGCCAGGCAGGAACAAAAATCACCTGAAG CATAAGACAGGTCTGCCCATCAGTACGTACTTCAGTGCAGTGAAGCTCCGCTGGTTAATGGACAATGTGGACGAGGTCCACAAGGCCGTTGTCTCGCACAGAGCCATGTTTGGAACCGTCGATTCCTGGCTCATAtgg TGTCTGACTGGAGGAAAAAAGGGAGGTGTCCATTGCACAGATGTGACCAATGCCAGCAGGAcaatgcttttcaacattcacaCTATGGATTGGGATCCAGATCTCTGCAA GTATTTTGATGTACCAATGGAGATTCTTCCAAAAGTAAGGAGTTCGTCAGAGATTTACGGCTTAATG AAAATCAGTTCTAGTCTG AAATCAGGTGCCCTCACCGGTGTTCCAATATCAGGG TGTCTAGGGGACCAGTCTGCGGCTCTTGTGGGACAGATGTGTTTTAAAGACGGTCAGGCAAAAAATAC TTATGGGACAGGGTGTTTCCTGCTGAGAAACACAGGGGAAAAG CCAGTGATGTCAGACCATGGCCTGTTAACCACAGTGGCGTATAAACTGGGTCGAGACAAGCCAGCCTGCTATGCACTAGAG GGTTCGGTTGCCATAGCTGGGGCTCTTGTTCGTTGGTTGAAAGATAACCTTGGGATTATCCAGTCTTCTACTGAGCTTG AAAAGCTGGCTGCTGGTGTTGGCACATCCTACGGTTGCTATTTTGTCCCTGCATTTTCTGGCCTGTACGCCCCCTACTGGGAACCAAGTGCTAGAgg AATAATTTGCGGTTTGACACAGTTCACGAACAAGAGTCACTTGGCCTTCGCTGCTTTGGAGGCCGTCTGCTTTCAGACACGAGAG ATTCTGGATGCAATGAATCAGGACAGTGGAATACCTCTGAATCAGTTGCAAGTTGATGGAGGCATGACCTCTAACAAACTTCTCATGCAGCTACAGGCTGATATCCTCTGCATTCCAGTAG TGAAACCATCGATGCCAGAGACCACAGCTCTAGGAGCCGCAATGGCAGCAGGAGCAGCAGAGGGTGTCAGTATTTGGAGTCTGAACCCTGAGGACCTCACGGAGGTCACTTGTGAAAAATTTGAACCCCAAATTAACCCAGAGG AGAGTGAATTCCGCTATGCTCGCTGGAAGAAGGCTGTTCAGAAAGCAATGAACTGGGAGACCACAGAGCCGATCATGAACGGAAATG AGGAATCTAGTATCTTCAGTAGTGTTCCGCTGGGCTTTTACATTCTTGGTAGCATGTTAATGTTAATTGGAGCAAAATACATTGCAG GACACAAATAA
- the zgc:64002 gene encoding LOW QUALITY PROTEIN: nicotinamide N-methyltransferase (The sequence of the model RefSeq protein was modified relative to this genomic sequence to represent the inferred CDS: inserted 2 bases in 1 codon) has product METGFTEGEFYQRHFDSRAYIDNFYSDEKSLLTFVLESLSKTFSTGKYSGQRLIDVGSGPSLHSVISASAHFQEIILSDFADSNREEIQKWLRNEEGCFNWKPIIRYICEKEKKSPSEVEAELRQKVKXVLKCDVRLENPFHPQTLSPAECVVTSLCLEAACKDMLAYKKALAGLGTLLRPGGVLVMVGVLGESFYYVNHTRFSCLQLTTEGIKSNIEDLGFTIEEFNTMSGPEPENNEVSDYEAVFHLVAIKSVK; this is encoded by the exons ATGGAGACCGGTTTCACTGAGGGGGAGTTTTATCAGCGACATTTCGACTCCAGGGCGTATATCGATAACTTTTATTCAGACGAGAAGAGTTTACTTACATTCGTTTTAGAATCTCTCAGCAAGACTTTCTCCACAG gtaaaTACAGCGGCCAGAGGCTGATAGACGTGGGCAGTGGCCCGTCTCTGCACAGTGTTATCAGCGCCTCTGCGCATTTCCAGGAGATAATTCTGTCAGATTTTGCTGACAGTAATCGAGAGGAAATCCAGAAATGGTTAAGAAACGAGGAAGGCTGTTTCAACTGGAAACCCATCATCAGATATATCTGcgaaaaggagaagaaaag TCCATCTGAGGTGGAAGCCGAATTGCGACAGAAGGTGAA CGTGCTGAAATGCGATGTCCGTCTGGAAAACCCTTTCCACCCTCAAACCCTGAGTCCAGCAGAGTGTGTGGTAACTTCTCTGTGTCTTGAAGCAGCATGTAAAGACATGCTAGCGTACAAGAAGGCACTGGCGGGTTTAGGCACACTGCTGCGGCCTGGTGGTGTTCTGGTCATGGTGGGGGTTCTAGGAGAAAGTTTCTACTATGTTAACCACACACGCTTCTCCTGCCTCCAGCTCACAACTGAGGGTATTAAATCAAACATCGAAGACCTGGGTTTTACCATAGAGGAGTTTAACACAATGTCAGGGCCTGAACCTGAAAACAATGAGGTGTCGGATTATGAGGCTGTTTTTCATCTTGTAGCCATTAAATCTGTCAAATAA
- the pwp2h gene encoding PWP2 small subunit processome component — protein sequence MKFAYKFSNLLGAVYRQGNLSFSKDGNSVISPVGNRISVFDLKTNKSETLPASTNKNITCVALSPDGNLAILVDEDGAAILVSLVTRAVLYHHHFHKPVHSVSFSPDGRKFVVTKENVALMYNAPGKNREFNAFVVDKSFYGPYDETTCIDWTDDSKCFAVGSKDMITWIFGAERWANLIYYTVGGHKDIIVGCFFEKDSLDLYTVSQDGTLCAWESDTELDGLRKGPRYSERKKMEEERKRRAAEDSEEEEGSEIEELGEDGEPRGQVIKGSTDAPKEVEGIKNVSYKQKSKHFFNKEGDFNNLTAAAFHKNTHILVTGFASGAFHLRELPDFDLIHSLSIADQRISTIAMNPTGDWIGFGCSGLGQLLVWEWQSESYVFKQQGHFNNMASLAYSPDGQYLATGGDDGKVKVWNTNSGLCFVTFTEHTSSVTNVIFSGSGFVVVSASLDGTVRAFDLHRYRNFRTLTSPRPVQFASLAVDLSGELVCAGAQDTFEIFLWSMQTGRLLEVLSGHEGPVSCLCFSPVQSVLASVSWDKTVRLWDMLDSWQTREVLRLNSDGLAIAYRPDGQELAVATLDGEITFWNPQSAIQNGSIVGRHDLQMGRKETEKITAKQSAKGKSFTSLCYSADGEYMLAGGRSKFVCIYNIKEQILMKKFEISCNMSLDAMEEFLDRRKMTEFGSLALVDEGTGDGDGVQLSLPGVRRGDMSSRHFKPEIRVTSLRFSPTGRSWAAASTEGLLIYSLDATLVFDPYDLDMDITPTSVRRQLKKKEWASAIVLAFRLNESALITEVLEAVPYNQVAVVSTSLPDVYVEKLLDFVATSLEKSRHLQFYITWAQNLLILHGQKLKNRSAAILPTVQQLLKSIQRHHDDLSKLCDWNIYTIRYAKALSKQRGLKRTATDLLSEEEEDDEDNDGNSSEVMGSEDEEEDMMSDSVIAN from the exons ATGAAGTTCGCTTATAAG TTTTCTAACTTACTCGGAGCTGTCTATCGTCAAGGAAACCTTTCCTTCTCTAAAGATGGGAACTCTGTCATCAGTCCTGTTGGAAATCGCATCTCTGTTTTTGACCTGAAGAC CAACAAATCGGAGACTCTGCCAGCGAGCACCAACAAGAACATCACCTGTGTTGCTCTCTCGCCTGATGGGAATCTGGCTATCCTAGTCGATGAAG ATGGAGCGGCGATACTGGTCAGCTTAGTGACTCGAGCTGTGCTTTACCATCACCACTTCCACAAACCTGTTCACAGCGTCTCCTTCTCTCCTGATGGCAG GAAGTTTGTAGTCACTAAAGAAAATGTGGCTCTGATGTACAATGCTCCTGGAAAGAATCGAGAGTTCAATGCATTTGTTGTGGACAAAAGTTTCTATGGACCTTACGATGAAACGACGTGCATCGACTGGACGGATGATTCAAA GTGCTTCGCCGTCGGCAGTAAAGACATGATCACTTGGATATTTGGAGCAGAACGATGGGCTAATCTGATCTATTACACTGTGGGTGGCCATAAGGACATCATTGTGGGGTGCTTCTTTGAGAAGGACAGTCTGGAT CTGTACACTGTCAGTCAGGATGGGACTCTCTGTGCATGGGAGAGTGACACGGAACTAGATGGTTTACGCAAAGGCCCTAGATACTCAGAGCGTAAGAaaatggaggaggagaggaagaggcGGGCAGCTGAGGATTCTGAGGAGGAAGAGGGGAGTGAGATTGAGGAACTAGGAGAAGATGGAGAGCCAAGAGGCCAGGTGATTAAAGGCAGTACAGATGCACCTAAAGAAGTGGAGGGCATCAAAAACGTCTCTTACAAGCAGAAGAGCAA acactttttcaATAAGGAGGGTGACTTCAACAACCTGACAGCAGCTGCTTTCCACAAGAATACACACATCCTGGTCACCGGCTTTGCCTCTGGAGCCTTCCACCTCCGTGAATTACCAGATTTTgacctcattcattcacttag cATAGCTGATCAGAGGATTTCAACTATAGCTATGAACCCAACAGGAGACTGGATTGGCTTTGGCTGTTCAG GTCTTGGGCAGCTGCTGGTTTGGGAATGGCAGAGTGAATCGTATGTATTTAAGCAGCAGGGTCATTTCAACAACATGGCGTCTTTGGCCTACTCACCTGACGGACAGTACCTGGCCACAGGAGGGGATGATGGGAAG gtgaaagtatggaACACCAATAGTGGCCTGTGTTTCGTCACATTCACAGAGCACACCAGCAGTGTCACTAATGTCATCTTCAGCGGCAGTGGCTTTGTGGTCGTCAGTGCCTCTCTGGATGGCACTGTCCGAGCCTTTGACCTGCACAG GTACCGTAACTTCCGCACACTGACGTCTCCAAGGCCAGTGCAGTTCGCCTCTCTGGCGGTGGATCTGAGTGGAGAGCTGGTGTGTGCAGGAGCTCAGGACACCTTTGAGATCTTCCTGTGGTCCATGCAGACAGGAAGACTATTGGAG GTGTTGAGTGGTCATGAGGGTCCGGTGAGTTGCCTGTGTTTCAGTCCGGTGCAGTCTGTACTAGCCAGTGTGTCCTGGGACAAAACGGTCAGACTTTGGGACATGCTGGACAGCTGGCAGACAAGAGAGGTTCTACGCCTCAACTCTGATG GTCTGGCCATAGCGTATCGTCCGGACGGTCAGGAGTTGGCAGTGGCAACTCTGGATGGAGAAATCACGTTCTGGAACCCTCAGTCAGCTATTCAGAACGGCTCCATTGTCGGCCGCCATGACCTTCAGATGGGTCgcaaagagacagagaagatCACCGCCAAGCAGTCAGCCAAAGGAAA GTCCTTCACCTCCCTGTGTTACTCTGCTGATGGTGAATACATGTTGGCCGGTGGTCGATCAAAGTTTGTCTGCATCTACAACATCAAGGAGCAGATCCTCATGAAGAAGTTTGAAATCTCTTGCAATATGTCCCTGGACGCTATGGAG GAGTTTCTGGACAGGAGGAAGATGACAGAGTTTGGAAGCCTGGCATTGGTGGACGAGGGAACAGGGGATGGAGACGGAGTTCAGCTCAGTCTTCCTGGAGTCAGGAGAG GAGACATGAGTTCACGTCACTTCAAACCAGAGATCAGAGTCACCTCTCTCCGCTTTTCCCCCACTG GGCGTAGCTGGGCGGCGGCCTCCACAGAAGGTTTGCTGATATACTCACTGGATGCCACACTGGTTTTTGACCCCTACGACCTGGACATGGACATCACACCAACCAGTGTTCGACGTCAGCTGAAGAAGAAGGAATGGGCATCTGCCATTGTTTTAGCTTTCCGTCTAAATGAATCTGCTCTTATTACAGAAGTGCTGGAAGCAGTGCCCTATAACCAAG tggcAGTAGTGTCCACTTCCCTGCCAGATGTGTATGTGGAGAAACTGCTGGACTTTGTGGCCACATCCTTGGAGAAGTCCAGACACCTGCAGTTCTACATCACATGGGCCCAAAACCTCCTCATCTTACATGGGCAAAAGCTTAAGAACAG GTCAGCAGCAATACTCCCCACTGTACAACAGCTGTTAAAGAGCATCCAGAGACATCATGATGACTTGTCAAAACT CTGTGACTGGAACATATACACCATTCGCTATGCCAAAGCCCTGTCCAAACAGAGAGGACTGAAGAGGACAGCAACAGATTTGCtaagtgaggaggaggaggatgacgAAGACAACGACGGCAACTCATCAGAAGTCATGGGCTCAGAGGACGAAGAGGAAGATATGATGAGCGACTCAGTCATAGCAAACTGA